Part of the Rhodococcus sp. OK302 genome is shown below.
CAGACCCAGAGTCGGTGCCATCACGGAGAGCACCGACTGTCCTGCTTCAACGCGGGTTCCGTCCGCGACACGATCGAGCACCTCGTAATTACCGGCACCGATCACCTCGTCGAGCACCAGCAATCCGACGTCGATACCGGCGATTGTGCCGGCGGACCGAGCACCAACCGAGGCCTTGGCTACGGCGTCTGCGGGAACCGTCGCTACGGAAGTGACATCCGGTCCGTACCGCAGGTCCTCGTCCAGCGCGAGCCGGATCAGAGTGAGTACCTCGTCGCGGTCGAGGGCGGCGGGCAACGGCTTCTGCGCGGTCATCGATGAACTCCTGTCAAAAATGTGTCGAGCATGTCGAGTGCGCCGTCTCTACCCAGTTTGATTCGGGTACTACGACGCTGATTAGGGTCGGTCTCGGGATGGTCGGTGCGCGTGTGGCAGCCACGACTCTCGGTGCGGGCGATGGCAACGTCCACCAAAGCTGTAGCAGTCAAGGTCAGGGCTACGTCTTCGAGTTCTGGAACAGTAACTGCAACAGTCTTATCGGCAGCTGCGAGCGATGTGCGCGCTACTTCGAGCCCGACACCGTCGCGGACGACAGAGGTGTTCGCGGTCATGATCGACTGCACCTTCTCGCGAGGCAGAATCGGCAGGGGCCGACGCACCACGTTGACTACTTCAGCGTGAACCTCACGACGCTCCGCGGCCGCTATTCCGGCGCGCTCCCCCACAACCAGTCCTTCGAGAAGGCTGTTGGATGCAAGGCGATTGGCTCCGTGCAATCCGGTGCGCGCAACTTCACCCGCCGCATACAGGCCCGGCACGCCGGTGCGCCCATGCACGTCGGTTGCTACGCCACCACAAGAATAATGCGCTGCCGGCGCCACCGGGATCAGTTGCGTCCGGGGGTCGATACCGGCTTCGAGGCACGATGCCGTAATGGTCGGGAACCGAGCCGCGAACCCGTCGAGCTTTCGTGCATCGAGGTACACGTGATCGGTGCCCAGGTCACGCAATCGCGCCGCGATGGCGCGAGAGACCACATCACGGGGCGCCAGATCACCGAGCGGGTGAACACCAGCAGTTACCGAATCACCATTGGTGTCAACAAGAATCGCACCCTCGCCCCGCACGGCCTCACTGATCAACGGCCGTCGACCGAGGCCGCCGGGTGTGAACAGAACCGTCGGATGGAACTGTACGAATTCAAGGTCGGATATTGCCGCACCAGCCTCGAGCGCCAAGGCGATACCGTCGGCAGTAGCTCCGGGCGGGTTGGTGCTGCACGCATACAGCTGGCCAAGGCCACCCGTCGCGAGCAGAACTGCCGGCGCGTGAATAACGCCGAGTCCGTCGGGCGACGAGACGATCAATCCGCACACACCACGGCGGTTCGTCACCACCTGAACGGCAGCGGCGCCGAACAGAACCGGCAGGCCAGCAGCATTGAGTGCCCGCTGAACTTCCGCTCCGGTGGCGTCACCGCCGGCATGAATGATGCGTCGAGTGCTGTGCCCACCCTCACGGGTGCGTGACACCTCGCCGTCTCGGCCACGGTCGAACACTGCCCCGAGTGCAGCCAGAGCAGCAACGGCTTCGTGCCCTGATTCGACGACGGAATACACCGCCGCTTCGTCACAGAGTCCGACACCCGCTTCACACGTATCGGCAACATGGGAGTCCACCGAATCGGTGCTCAGATCGCCGACGACGGCAATGCCGCCCTGCGCGTACTGCGTGGACGTATCCGTCGGACCGCCCTTGCTGACGGTCAAAACTTTCAGTCCCCGCAGGGACGCTGTCCGCGCGGCGGTAAGCCCCGCGACACCGCCACCCACGACGACCAGATCGGCGTGAGCCTCCCAGGCGAAACGCCCGGCAGGGCTCGTCACTCGCCGCCGCCCGGATTGCCGATCTCGATCATCCGCTGTACCGATTTCTGTGCACGCTTGGCCATTTCGAGGTCGACATGGACTTCGTCCTTGCCTTCGAGCAGGCACCGCAGCAACGCAGCGGGCGTGATCATCTTCATGTACGGGCACGACGCGCGGTCGTTCACGGCCTGGAAGTCGACGCCCGGTGCCGCCTTACGGAGCTGATGCAGCATGCCGATTTCGGTTGCAACCAGCACCTGCTTGCTCTTGGTGGTGCGTGCGGCATCGAGCATGCCACCGGTGGAGAGGATCTTGACCTTGTCGGCCGGAACTGCACCTTCGCCGGCCAGGTACAGAGCCGAAGTGGCGCAACCACATTCGGGGTGCACATAAAGTTCTGCGTCGGGGTGAGCCTTGGACTTGGCCGTCAGCTCGTCACCGTTGATGCCGGCGTGGACGTGGCATTCACCGGCCCAGATCTGCATGTTGGTGCGGCCGGTCACGCGCTTGACGTGGGCACCGAGGAACTGGTCAGGCAGGAACAGCACCTCGCGGTCAGCGTCGATGGAATTGACCACGTCGACCGCGTTGGACGACGTGCAGCAGATGTCGGTCAGTCCTTTGACCTCTGCCGTGGTGTTCACGTAGGAAACCA
Proteins encoded:
- a CDS encoding L-aspartate oxidase; amino-acid sequence: MTSPAGRFAWEAHADLVVVGGGVAGLTAARTASLRGLKVLTVSKGGPTDTSTQYAQGGIAVVGDLSTDSVDSHVADTCEAGVGLCDEAAVYSVVESGHEAVAALAALGAVFDRGRDGEVSRTREGGHSTRRIIHAGGDATGAEVQRALNAAGLPVLFGAAAVQVVTNRRGVCGLIVSSPDGLGVIHAPAVLLATGGLGQLYACSTNPPGATADGIALALEAGAAISDLEFVQFHPTVLFTPGGLGRRPLISEAVRGEGAILVDTNGDSVTAGVHPLGDLAPRDVVSRAIAARLRDLGTDHVYLDARKLDGFAARFPTITASCLEAGIDPRTQLIPVAPAAHYSCGGVATDVHGRTGVPGLYAAGEVARTGLHGANRLASNSLLEGLVVGERAGIAAAERREVHAEVVNVVRRPLPILPREKVQSIMTANTSVVRDGVGLEVARTSLAAADKTVAVTVPELEDVALTLTATALVDVAIARTESRGCHTRTDHPETDPNQRRSTRIKLGRDGALDMLDTFLTGVHR
- the nadA gene encoding quinolinate synthase NadA; protein product: MTTTTLWEGSTSQIHDGPGGYTGVEATPEWAAEVKRLARERGATILAHNYQLPAIQDVADHVGDSLALSRIAAEAPEDTIVFCGVHFMAETAKILSPSKTVLIPDERAGCSLADSINAEQLREWKADNPNALVVSYVNTTAEVKGLTDICCTSSNAVDVVNSIDADREVLFLPDQFLGAHVKRVTGRTNMQIWAGECHVHAGINGDELTAKSKAHPDAELYVHPECGCATSALYLAGEGAVPADKVKILSTGGMLDAARTTKSKQVLVATEIGMLHQLRKAAPGVDFQAVNDRASCPYMKMITPAALLRCLLEGKDEVHVDLEMAKRAQKSVQRMIEIGNPGGGE